The Campylobacter sp. RM10537 genome has a segment encoding these proteins:
- a CDS encoding polysaccharide biosynthesis/export family protein, giving the protein MKKIILFLFSFIFAFGSVDVSQITAVENEDTGVIQDKNISSKNIQQKSLEKSDNTILVFGAHLFNGNFKNYNQRVYNPDYKIAVGDQISLKIWGAVEFERVLVVDSQGNIFIPKVGAVNLLGVKNSALVNVIKAHVNRIYKSNVFVYADMNAYQNVSVFVTGSVNSPGLYQGLSSDSVIQYLDKAGGINLEYGSFRDIEILRNNHVIKNIDLYNFLLKGQMDLFPFRSGDVILVGNVQNYAFVSGDVQRPFRFELSNDIKTLSDLARVAGAKPIVTNAVVKSYGEDHKLNVSAYNKMQFSKVLLQTGDEVQFSPEYISQNITITISGEQSGLRNLVVKKGTTLEDASRLIVFNDQSNVNALQVFRKSVAKTQKELINAQLKELETLALTSTSVTSQGAAIKAQQARLILEFIQRAKQVEPKGQIVIDNPKSYKSVILEDGDVINVPSKNNLVIVQGEVSLPGAFVFDKGKDLKYYINLAGGYGERADTSKVLVIRSNGKAEKYNGNLAMHPGDSILVLPKVESENLQIFSMLTQILYQIAVATNVVLNL; this is encoded by the coding sequence ATGAAAAAGATTATTTTATTTTTATTTTCTTTTATTTTTGCTTTTGGTTCAGTAGATGTTTCTCAAATTACTGCAGTTGAAAATGAGGATACTGGAGTAATTCAAGATAAAAATATAAGTAGTAAAAATATACAACAAAAAAGTTTAGAAAAAAGTGATAATACTATACTTGTTTTTGGTGCTCATTTATTTAATGGAAATTTTAAAAATTATAATCAAAGGGTTTATAATCCTGATTATAAAATTGCAGTCGGGGATCAAATCAGCTTAAAAATTTGGGGTGCTGTGGAATTTGAGCGTGTGCTTGTTGTAGATTCTCAAGGTAATATTTTTATCCCTAAAGTTGGTGCTGTTAATTTGTTAGGAGTGAAAAATAGCGCTTTAGTCAATGTAATTAAAGCGCATGTAAATAGAATTTATAAAAGCAATGTTTTTGTTTATGCTGATATGAATGCTTATCAAAATGTTTCTGTTTTTGTAACAGGAAGTGTAAATTCTCCGGGACTTTATCAAGGATTAAGTTCGGATTCTGTGATACAATATCTTGATAAAGCAGGCGGGATAAATTTAGAATATGGAAGTTTTAGAGATATTGAAATTTTAAGAAATAATCATGTGATTAAAAATATAGATTTATATAATTTCTTACTAAAAGGACAAATGGATCTTTTCCCTTTTAGAAGTGGAGATGTCATTTTAGTAGGTAATGTGCAAAATTATGCTTTTGTAAGTGGAGATGTTCAAAGACCTTTTCGTTTTGAACTTTCAAATGATATTAAAACTTTAAGTGATTTAGCACGTGTAGCAGGGGCAAAACCCATAGTAACTAATGCTGTAGTTAAAAGTTATGGAGAGGATCATAAACTTAATGTTAGTGCTTATAATAAGATGCAGTTTTCTAAAGTTTTATTGCAAACTGGTGATGAGGTGCAGTTTAGTCCAGAGTATATTTCTCAAAATATCACTATAACAATAAGTGGTGAGCAAAGTGGACTAAGAAATTTGGTTGTAAAAAAAGGAACAACTTTGGAGGATGCTTCAAGATTAATTGTTTTTAATGATCAATCAAATGTTAATGCTTTGCAAGTTTTTAGAAAATCTGTAGCTAAAACTCAAAAAGAACTTATTAATGCACAACTTAAAGAACTTGAAACTTTAGCTTTAACAAGCACTTCAGTTACTTCCCAAGGTGCTGCTATTAAAGCTCAGCAGGCAAGATTAATTCTTGAATTTATTCAAAGGGCAAAACAAGTTGAGCCTAAAGGGCAAATCGTTATTGACAATCCAAAATCTTATAAGTCTGTAATCTTAGAAGATGGAGATGTGATCAATGTTCCAAGTAAAAATAATCTAGTAATAGTCCAAGGTGAAGTATCTTTACCAGGTGCTTTTGTTTTTGATAAAGGCAAAGATTTAAAATATTATATCAATCTTGCTGGAGGTTATGGAGAAAGGGCTGACACGTCTAAAGTTTTAGTTATACGTAGTAATGGAAAAGCCGAAAAGTATAATGGCAATCTTGCTATGCATCCAGGTGATTCTATTTTGGTTTTACCTAAGGTTGAAAGTGAGAATTTGCAAATCTTTAGCATGTTAACTCAAATTCTTTATCAAATTGCCGTTGCGACAAATGTCGTTTTAAATCTTTAA
- a CDS encoding capsule biosynthesis protein has product MDEKKSLIDKIKDLSILDSFKIVWFLMIFVVIYYVFIAAPRYVTTMILDVRATSGASTQTNGILSLLSSNSVASEDIKYLKGYIHSSDMLKILNQKIQLKKLYDEQHLDLFYKLWQSSSNETFLKYYQNRIKIHTDNQTGLLSVEVEGFSPESSYLIAKTIMEESEKFINEISHKSAREQMDFAESEVLKFKEKFQKAQNDLIAFQNKYGVFDPLKQAESKAKLVSEIEANLAQKETKLLSLQSYMNDSAPEIVTLKAEIVALKKQLLKEKSKISANNPSQKLNNLAAKFQDLTIEANFTQKAYEAALKAYENARIEALRKIKQLVVIQSPTKPQIARYPERLYDILTAFLILSLLYGIIKFTKMIIEEHKY; this is encoded by the coding sequence ATGGATGAAAAAAAATCACTAATAGATAAAATTAAGGATTTAAGCATACTTGATTCTTTTAAAATTGTTTGGTTTTTGATGATTTTTGTGGTGATTTATTATGTATTTATCGCTGCGCCTCGTTATGTAACTACTATGATTTTAGATGTTAGAGCTACAAGTGGAGCAAGTACTCAAACTAATGGAATTTTATCTTTGCTTTCTTCAAATTCTGTTGCTAGCGAAGATATAAAATACCTTAAAGGCTATATTCATTCTTCTGATATGTTAAAAATTTTAAATCAAAAGATTCAACTTAAAAAACTTTATGATGAGCAACATTTGGATTTATTTTATAAACTTTGGCAATCAAGTTCTAATGAAACTTTTTTAAAATACTATCAAAATCGCATTAAAATCCATACCGATAATCAAACTGGGTTATTAAGTGTTGAAGTAGAAGGCTTTAGTCCAGAATCCTCTTATTTAATTGCTAAAACCATTATGGAAGAAAGTGAAAAATTTATCAATGAAATTTCGCATAAATCAGCAAGAGAACAAATGGATTTTGCTGAAAGTGAAGTTTTAAAATTTAAAGAAAAGTTTCAAAAAGCACAAAATGATTTAATTGCTTTTCAAAATAAATATGGGGTTTTTGATCCTTTAAAACAAGCTGAAAGTAAGGCTAAGTTAGTTTCTGAAATTGAAGCTAATTTAGCTCAAAAAGAAACAAAATTATTAAGTTTGCAAAGTTATATGAATGATAGCGCACCAGAAATTGTAACCTTAAAAGCTGAAATTGTAGCTTTAAAAAAACAATTGTTAAAAGAAAAATCTAAAATTTCAGCCAATAATCCTTCTCAAAAATTAAATAACTTAGCAGCTAAATTTCAAGATTTAACTATAGAGGCAAATTTTACTCAAAAAGCTTATGAAGCAGCTTTAAAAGCTTATGAAAATGCGAGAATTGAAGCTTTAAGAAAAATTAAGCAACTCGTTGTAATCCAAAGTCCTACTAAGCCTCAGATTGCAAGATATCCAGAAAGGCTTTACGATATCTTAACAGCATTTTTGATTTTATCTTTATTGTATGGAATTATAAAATTTACTAAAATGATTATAGAGGAGCACAAATATTGA
- a CDS encoding ABC transporter ATP-binding protein produces the protein MIKLLNLTKSYPLFSGGRHYVFKDFTFEFPENCSIGLLGKNGAGKSTLMRLLSGSELPDRGKIITNKKLSWPLGLSGAFQGSLTARDNAKFVARVYGYRGRKLREKVQFVEDFAELGKFFDEPMKTYSSGMSARVAFGLSMAFDFDYYLIDEAGAVGDPSFREKSVKLYKERLSQSKVIMVSHDVAEIKEWCDKIIFMENGKITVYDDVDEGIAVYQGKA, from the coding sequence ATGATTAAACTTTTAAATCTTACAAAATCTTATCCTTTATTTAGTGGCGGAAGGCATTATGTTTTTAAAGATTTTACTTTTGAATTTCCTGAAAATTGTAGCATAGGTTTATTAGGTAAAAATGGAGCTGGAAAATCCACTCTTATGAGACTTTTAAGTGGATCTGAACTTCCAGATAGAGGAAAAATAATTACCAATAAAAAATTATCTTGGCCTTTAGGTTTAAGTGGAGCCTTTCAAGGATCTCTTACTGCAAGAGATAATGCTAAGTTTGTAGCAAGAGTTTATGGTTATAGAGGAAGAAAATTACGAGAAAAAGTACAATTTGTAGAAGATTTTGCTGAACTTGGAAAATTTTTTGATGAACCAATGAAAACTTATTCTTCTGGAATGAGTGCTAGGGTTGCTTTTGGACTTAGTATGGCCTTTGATTTTGATTATTATCTAATCGATGAAGCTGGAGCAGTAGGTGATCCTTCTTTTAGGGAAAAAAGCGTAAAACTTTATAAAGAAAGGCTTAGTCAATCAAAAGTGATTATGGTTTCACATGATGTAGCTGAAATTAAAGAATGGTGTGATAAAATAATTTTTATGGAAAATGGAAAAATAACTGTTTATGATGATGTAGATGAAGGTATAGCAGTTTATCAAGGAAAAGCTTAA
- the kpsM gene encoding capsule polysaccharide transporter KpsM — protein MLNVIYALFFRELKTRFGVNKHLGYLWVVGEPMAIILVITIIGTLIREYHHQVMPEGISIFMFLISGIMPFFMFRSIVTQLMNGIGANLALFAYKPVKPIHVFIARALLEFCIYFVIFIVVLFFAGWFFHLEVIPKNFLDVSFCIFLLFCSGFALGICFAIIWHFVEPLRTLLAYYSIIFYWTSGIIFPTWLMPKSLLNLFYYNPLLHIMELLRYNFFENYPISGEYNYIYPIFCIAITLFIGLFFYYHNRQALTAVRKQ, from the coding sequence ATGTTAAATGTAATTTATGCACTTTTTTTTAGAGAATTAAAAACTAGATTTGGTGTTAATAAGCATTTGGGTTATCTTTGGGTTGTAGGTGAACCTATGGCGATTATTTTAGTGATTACTATTATAGGAACTTTAATTAGAGAGTATCATCATCAAGTTATGCCTGAGGGAATTTCTATTTTTATGTTTTTAATTTCCGGTATTATGCCTTTTTTTATGTTTAGAAGCATTGTTACTCAATTAATGAATGGTATAGGAGCAAATTTGGCTTTATTTGCTTATAAGCCTGTTAAACCCATACATGTTTTTATCGCTAGGGCATTACTTGAATTTTGTATCTATTTTGTTATTTTTATAGTTGTTTTATTTTTTGCTGGCTGGTTTTTTCATTTAGAGGTTATACCAAAGAATTTTTTAGACGTTTCTTTTTGTATATTTTTGCTTTTTTGTTCTGGTTTTGCTTTGGGAATTTGTTTTGCTATTATTTGGCATTTTGTTGAACCTTTAAGAACGCTACTAGCATATTATAGTATTATTTTTTATTGGACCTCAGGTATTATTTTTCCAACTTGGCTTATGCCTAAATCTTTATTAAATTTGTTTTATTATAATCCTTTGCTTCATATTATGGAGCTTTTAAGATATAATTTTTTTGAAAATTATCCAATAAGTGGTGAATATAATTATATTTATCCCATTTTTTGTATTGCTATAACACTTTTTATAGGTTTATTTTTTTATTATCATAATAGACAAGCTTTAACAGCGGTAAGAAAACAATGA